From Verrucomicrobia bacterium S94, the proteins below share one genomic window:
- the metG gene encoding methionine--tRNA ligase — MSEKPSKYYVTTPIYYVNDKPHIGHSYTTILADVLASYHRLLDVPTWFLTGTDEHGQKVQQAAEANGITPQEQCDQTVVRFQELWKRLEIQHDDFIRTTEPRHKTVVQETLQELFDRDEIYKAEYEGWYCVGCERFFTEKDLVDGNCPECGRPVDKIIESNYFFRMSKYQDWLIRYIEEHPGFIQPAFRANETLGFLKNKKLQDLCISRPKSRLAWGIELPFDTEFVTYVWFDALINYISAVGYKSDEETFKKWWPCSTHLIGKDILTTHTVYWPTMLKAMNVEMPESIFAHGWWLTGRTKMSKSLGNVVNPMDMIDKYGVDAFRYFLIAEMTLGQDASFTEEAFVKRYNSDLANDLGNVTNRVLNMISRYCEGKIPPCSKDGIDMTLEEALWAETAAVAEQMGGMISDMKLDASVAAVMGVVRKINVYLQERAPWSLARKEGNEAQIACCLYTAAECLRVCAALLYPVMPEKMPALRSALGMADVRPQLDKLTTFGVLEAGTPISQPGALFPRIELEKKEEKPAEKPKKQKQQQPKKKDESQKDGLITFDQVMAVDLKTAVVLEAEKIEGADKLLKLQVDLGAEKRQLVAGIALHYKPEELIGKIIVVVANLKPAKLRGVKSEGMLLAASAGDRLKLVTVEGEIGAGASVK, encoded by the coding sequence ATGAGCGAAAAACCATCTAAATATTATGTAACCACGCCGATTTATTATGTGAACGACAAGCCGCATATCGGCCATTCGTACACCACGATTCTGGCCGATGTGCTGGCGAGTTATCACCGTCTGCTTGATGTGCCGACCTGGTTCCTGACCGGGACGGATGAGCACGGACAGAAGGTGCAGCAGGCGGCAGAGGCAAATGGAATTACTCCGCAGGAACAGTGCGATCAGACGGTGGTCCGTTTTCAGGAGCTGTGGAAACGCCTCGAAATTCAGCATGATGATTTTATCCGGACAACGGAGCCGCGTCATAAAACGGTGGTGCAGGAAACGCTGCAGGAACTCTTTGATCGTGACGAAATCTATAAGGCGGAATACGAAGGCTGGTATTGTGTCGGCTGCGAACGCTTCTTCACGGAAAAAGACCTGGTGGATGGCAACTGCCCGGAATGCGGTCGTCCGGTGGATAAGATTATCGAATCCAACTATTTTTTCCGCATGAGCAAATATCAGGACTGGCTGATCCGGTATATTGAGGAGCATCCCGGTTTCATTCAGCCGGCGTTCCGGGCCAATGAAACGCTGGGTTTTCTGAAAAACAAGAAACTTCAGGATCTCTGTATTTCGCGGCCGAAGTCGCGTCTGGCGTGGGGCATTGAGCTGCCGTTTGATACGGAATTTGTGACCTATGTCTGGTTCGATGCGCTGATTAACTATATTTCCGCGGTCGGCTATAAATCCGATGAAGAGACCTTTAAGAAGTGGTGGCCGTGTTCCACGCACCTGATCGGTAAAGATATTCTGACGACGCACACGGTCTATTGGCCGACGATGCTGAAAGCGATGAATGTTGAAATGCCGGAATCCATTTTTGCGCATGGATGGTGGCTGACCGGCCGAACCAAAATGAGTAAATCGCTGGGCAACGTCGTGAATCCGATGGACATGATCGATAAATACGGTGTTGATGCGTTCCGGTATTTCCTGATTGCCGAAATGACGCTGGGGCAGGATGCATCGTTCACGGAGGAGGCGTTTGTGAAACGCTATAATTCCGATCTGGCCAATGACCTCGGCAACGTGACCAACCGCGTGCTGAACATGATTTCGCGTTATTGCGAGGGTAAAATTCCGCCATGTTCAAAAGACGGAATAGACATGACGCTGGAGGAAGCGCTCTGGGCTGAAACTGCGGCGGTTGCAGAACAGATGGGCGGAATGATCAGCGACATGAAGCTGGATGCTTCCGTGGCGGCGGTGATGGGTGTGGTTCGTAAAATCAATGTCTACCTGCAGGAACGTGCACCGTGGAGTCTGGCCAGGAAAGAAGGGAACGAAGCTCAGATTGCCTGCTGTCTCTATACGGCAGCGGAATGTCTGCGGGTCTGTGCGGCACTGCTCTATCCGGTGATGCCGGAAAAAATGCCGGCGTTACGCTCGGCACTCGGAATGGCGGATGTCCGGCCGCAACTCGATAAGCTGACCACTTTCGGTGTTCTCGAAGCGGGTACGCCCATTTCGCAGCCCGGAGCTCTTTTTCCGCGTATTGAGCTGGAGAAGAAAGAGGAAAAGCCGGCTGAAAAACCGAAAAAGCAGAAGCAGCAACAGCCTAAGAAAAAAGATGAATCGCAGAAAGACGGTCTGATTACGTTTGATCAGGTGATGGCGGTGGATCTGAAAACCGCCGTGGTGCTTGAGGCGGAGAAAATCGAAGGGGCCGATAAGCTGTTGAAACTGCAGGTGGATCTCGGTGCGGAAAAACGTCAGCTGGTAGCGGGTATTGCTCTGCACTATAAACCGGAAGAGCTCATCGGAAAAATCATCGTGGTGGTAGCCAACCTGAAGCCGGCCAAGCTGCGCGGTGTGAAATCGGAGGGTATGCTGTTGGCGGCTTCGGCCGGGGACAGGCTGAAGCTGGTTACTGTTGAGGGCGAAATCGGGGCCGGCGCATCGGTGAAGTAA
- a CDS encoding ComF family protein, with amino-acid sequence MTGWLDMLYPRNCIGCGVSAPSTFRFICWDCWSAASMVEPPFCALCGDPVAGSVEHGFICYSCSAEKPAFDAARSAVRYEGVVGEALRQLKYEHALHLVPDLAQILFNCLQAEFPGLEVDGVVPVPLFHVRRRERGYNQSAELARALAKRMKVKLMSGILRRIRPTATQTNLTAPQRLSNVKNAFETRREQRPAGNRILLVDDVMTTGATVNACAKALKKGGAASVHVLTVARG; translated from the coding sequence ATGACCGGCTGGCTGGATATGCTGTATCCCCGTAACTGTATCGGTTGCGGGGTTTCTGCTCCTTCGACCTTCCGGTTTATCTGCTGGGACTGCTGGTCCGCCGCTTCCATGGTTGAGCCTCCGTTCTGCGCCCTGTGCGGGGATCCCGTTGCCGGTTCTGTGGAACACGGTTTTATCTGCTATTCCTGCTCGGCGGAAAAACCTGCTTTCGATGCGGCGCGTTCGGCGGTGCGTTACGAAGGGGTGGTTGGCGAGGCACTGCGCCAGCTCAAATATGAACACGCGCTACATCTGGTTCCCGATTTGGCGCAGATCCTGTTTAACTGCCTGCAGGCCGAGTTTCCAGGGTTGGAGGTGGATGGTGTGGTGCCGGTTCCGCTGTTTCATGTCCGTCGGCGGGAGCGGGGTTATAATCAGTCGGCCGAGCTGGCCCGGGCACTGGCAAAACGGATGAAGGTGAAATTGATGTCCGGAATACTGCGCCGAATTCGGCCGACGGCTACGCAAACAAATTTGACAGCCCCTCAGCGGCTTAGTAACGTCAAGAACGCTTTTGAGACTAGGAGAGAGCAACGGCCGGCAGGAAATCGCATTCTGCTGGTTGACGATGTGATGACCACGGGGGCGACCGTGAATGCATGCGCAAAAGCCCTGAAAAAGGGTGGGGCAGCGTCAGTACATGTGCTGACGGTGGCGCGCGGATAA
- a CDS encoding type II toxin-antitoxin system Phd/YefM family antitoxin, protein MQRLILDQDIKPMSEFRAHTAACIQQVQRSKRPVVITQHGKSAAVLIDVSEFEAMSQRLEVLEDIALGESMIDEGKGIPHSKAKEMVLKRISR, encoded by the coding sequence ATGCAAAGATTGATTCTAGATCAAGATATTAAACCAATGTCTGAATTCAGAGCACATACTGCGGCCTGCATCCAGCAAGTTCAGAGATCAAAGCGTCCTGTGGTGATTACACAACACGGTAAAAGTGCTGCTGTTTTGATTGATGTTTCAGAATTTGAAGCCATGTCCCAACGGTTGGAGGTTTTGGAAGACATTGCACTGGGAGAATCCATGATTGATGAAGGAAAAGGGATTCCACACAGCAAAGCCAAAGAAATGGTTTTGAAGAGAATTTCCAGATGA
- a CDS encoding acetyl-CoA carboxylase carboxyltransferase subunit beta codes for MALFGGSKKNYSTITVKKRDVPDGLWMKCPSCSEIVYKEEVSANLEVCIKCGHHFTLPRKARIDLLSDEGSFTEWAAGIKSVDTLGFTGKQSYIEKLEANQKKTGWDDAVTVGGCTLNGREIGLGVMDFSFLGASMGSVVGERITYLIERSTKEGRPVLLVCASGGARMYEGLLSLMQMAKTSAALARHASAGLPFIPILTHPTMAGVMASFATLGDLIVAEPEALIGFAGPRVIKETTQQDLPEGFQRSEFLQDHGLIDRVIPRSELREQMILILDYLCDN; via the coding sequence ATGGCTTTGTTTGGCGGCAGTAAGAAAAACTATTCCACCATCACCGTGAAAAAACGCGATGTGCCGGATGGGCTCTGGATGAAATGTCCATCCTGCTCGGAAATTGTTTATAAGGAAGAGGTCTCGGCAAACCTGGAAGTCTGTATTAAATGCGGTCATCATTTCACCCTTCCGCGTAAGGCGCGTATTGATTTGCTGTCGGATGAGGGTAGCTTCACAGAATGGGCTGCCGGCATTAAATCGGTGGATACGCTCGGATTTACCGGTAAACAGTCCTATATCGAGAAACTGGAAGCCAATCAGAAAAAAACGGGCTGGGATGACGCTGTTACGGTGGGCGGCTGCACACTGAACGGCCGGGAGATCGGTCTTGGGGTAATGGATTTTTCCTTTCTCGGAGCTTCCATGGGCAGTGTGGTCGGTGAGCGGATCACCTATCTGATCGAACGTTCTACCAAAGAAGGGCGGCCGGTGCTGCTCGTCTGTGCATCCGGTGGTGCCCGCATGTATGAAGGATTGCTGAGTTTGATGCAGATGGCGAAAACTTCTGCCGCGCTGGCCCGTCATGCGAGTGCCGGTCTTCCGTTTATTCCGATTCTGACCCATCCAACCATGGCGGGGGTGATGGCTTCATTTGCCACACTGGGCGACCTGATTGTGGCCGAGCCGGAGGCGCTGATCGGATTTGCCGGGCCGCGCGTGATTAAAGAGACCACGCAGCAGGATCTGCCGGAAGGATTCCAGCGTTCGGAATTTCTGCAGGATCACGGCCTGATCGACAGAGTGATTCCCCGCAGTGAGCTCCGCGAGCAGATGATTCTGATTCTTGACTATCTTTGTGACAACTAA
- a CDS encoding RHS repeat-associated core domain-containing protein, translating to MLTNVTLSGAVNAQLGLDYNDYWELSGLTLNGELLADYEYDLDGLLTRAGALDYTRHPDSGDLTGSSCGTVSDSIELNLFGETTNYTASSGSAQLYTAACQRDALGRIACKTETIGGTVQVIDYQYDAVGQLTNVLTDGVSTEAYRYDANGNRLEAVVDGVTATGEVDAQDRMTRYGGTAYTYDANGTLVSSSNAVGVTEFKYGPFGELLQVDLPDGTSVEYETDALNRRIGRKVDGEVTQRWVYKDALNPVAELDGDGNVLATFIYGAKANVPELMMKNGTTYRLITDPVGSVRLVVNTTDGTVAQRIDYDSFGRVTRDTHPGFQPFGFQGGQTDSVTGLVRFGARDYDPTSGRWLSKDPIGISGGLNLYVFCGNDPVNKIDPMGLCETESRKFSIASISAMLVLAGEIDVGIIWDNAGDGGLYIRFAGGIGIGGGIDSTLLDWIAKGAGAISSSEGGVRDQRGVSDWYAKAHVIGGVTQNIETQETEFSIAAEAGGGVLRDNTIVIPIW from the coding sequence GTGCTCACCAACGTCACACTCAGCGGCGCAGTCAACGCACAGCTGGGGCTGGACTACAACGACTACTGGGAACTGTCCGGCCTGACCCTCAACGGCGAGCTGCTGGCCGACTATGAATACGACCTCGACGGACTGCTCACCCGAGCCGGCGCGCTCGACTATACCCGCCATCCCGACAGCGGCGACCTGACCGGTTCGTCCTGCGGCACCGTCAGTGATTCTATCGAGCTCAACCTCTTCGGTGAAACGACGAACTACACGGCCTCCTCCGGTTCAGCGCAGCTCTACACCGCCGCCTGTCAGCGCGACGCCCTGGGCCGCATCGCCTGCAAAACCGAAACGATCGGCGGAACCGTGCAGGTGATCGACTATCAGTATGATGCCGTCGGACAGCTCACCAACGTCCTGACGGACGGGGTCTCTACCGAAGCCTATCGGTACGACGCCAACGGAAACCGTCTTGAAGCCGTTGTGGACGGAGTCACCGCAACCGGCGAAGTCGATGCACAGGACCGCATGACCCGCTATGGCGGCACCGCATACACCTACGATGCCAACGGCACGCTGGTTTCATCCTCCAATGCAGTCGGCGTCACCGAATTTAAATATGGCCCCTTCGGCGAACTGCTGCAGGTCGATCTGCCCGACGGCACCTCCGTCGAATACGAAACCGACGCGCTGAATCGCCGCATCGGGCGCAAGGTTGACGGTGAAGTTACACAACGCTGGGTCTACAAAGACGCGCTCAATCCGGTTGCGGAACTCGACGGGGATGGTAATGTCTTAGCTACTTTTATTTATGGCGCAAAAGCAAATGTGCCGGAACTGATGATGAAGAATGGAACAACCTATCGGCTGATAACCGACCCAGTCGGATCGGTGCGGCTGGTCGTCAATACAACCGACGGCACCGTCGCCCAGCGCATTGACTATGACAGCTTCGGGCGCGTCACGCGCGACACCCACCCCGGCTTCCAGCCCTTCGGATTTCAGGGCGGCCAGACCGACTCCGTCACCGGCCTCGTCCGCTTCGGCGCCCGCGATTACGATCCCACCTCCGGCAGATGGCTCTCTAAAGACCCCATCGGGATTAGTGGGGGCCTCAATCTATATGTCTTCTGCGGAAATGATCCTGTAAACAAGATTGATCCGATGGGGCTCTGTGAGACGGAGTCTCGCAAGTTTTCTATTGCCAGCATATCGGCGATGCTTGTGCTTGCTGGTGAAATCGATGTCGGAATCATTTGGGATAATGCTGGTGATGGTGGCTTGTATATCCGTTTTGCTGGTGGCATTGGTATTGGTGGTGGAATCGACAGTACGTTGTTGGACTGGATTGCCAAGGGTGCCGGAGCAATTTCTTCTTCTGAAGGAGGGGTCCGAGATCAACGGGGTGTTTCAGATTGGTATGCAAAAGCTCATGTTATAGGTGGTGTGACTCAAAATATTGAGACACAGGAGACAGAGTTTAGCATTGCTGCTGAAGCGGGAGGGGGAGTTCTCCGAGACAATACTATCGTCATACCAATCTGGTAA
- a CDS encoding ATP-binding protein: MLSQVNSGAVVGIDAFPVEIEVNAGHGEPKVVIVGLPDAAVKESSDRVWTALINSGFRPPMGRTTINLAPADMKKEGPSFDLPIALGIIAALDDMKADLLPRIAIVGELALSGAVRKVRGILPITLMAKQAGLKAIMVPAENAEEAAVVDGIKVFPVRNLREAADFLNQDIKLSPYHLDIDSVFEANSRYEDDFSDVKGQESAKRALEVAVAGSHNILLIGPPGTGKSMLAKRIPSILPNMTLEEALETTKIHSISGSLKSHQALVATRPFHAPHHTISDAGLLGGGTNPMPGAVSLGHNGVLFLDELPEFQRSVLEVMRQPLEDGEVTIARAAASVTYPCRFMLVAAMNPCPCGYQTDPKRECRCSPTQIARYRSRISGPLLDRIDIHVEVPAISFDELSKLKPGESSFEVRKRVVAARRIQQERYKDQPGTHCNANMRSKTLHQTCKMESDAEQILKTAMSDLNFSARAYDRILKVARTIADLAASESIQPNHIAEAIQYRTLDRQLWV, encoded by the coding sequence ATGCTTTCACAGGTGAATTCAGGTGCGGTGGTCGGTATTGATGCGTTTCCGGTTGAGATTGAAGTGAATGCCGGGCATGGCGAACCGAAGGTCGTGATTGTTGGACTGCCGGATGCGGCTGTAAAAGAGAGTTCCGACCGGGTCTGGACGGCGCTCATCAATTCCGGTTTCCGCCCTCCGATGGGCCGTACCACCATCAACCTCGCTCCGGCGGATATGAAGAAAGAAGGGCCGAGTTTTGATCTTCCGATTGCATTGGGAATTATTGCCGCTCTTGACGATATGAAGGCGGATCTGCTTCCGCGGATAGCCATTGTCGGCGAACTGGCGCTCAGCGGAGCAGTCCGTAAAGTGCGGGGTATTCTTCCGATAACACTGATGGCTAAACAGGCCGGTCTTAAAGCGATCATGGTTCCGGCGGAGAATGCGGAAGAGGCCGCGGTTGTTGACGGCATTAAAGTCTTTCCTGTTCGAAACCTTCGCGAAGCTGCCGATTTTCTGAATCAGGATATTAAACTCAGCCCGTATCACCTGGATATTGATTCGGTTTTCGAGGCCAACAGTCGCTATGAAGATGATTTTTCCGATGTTAAAGGGCAGGAGTCGGCCAAGCGCGCTCTCGAAGTGGCCGTGGCCGGTTCGCACAATATTCTGCTCATCGGTCCGCCGGGCACCGGAAAGAGTATGCTCGCCAAACGCATTCCCTCCATTCTGCCGAATATGACGCTGGAAGAGGCGCTGGAGACCACCAAGATTCATTCCATTTCCGGATCATTGAAATCGCATCAGGCCCTGGTGGCCACCCGGCCGTTCCACGCGCCGCATCATACGATTTCGGATGCCGGACTGCTCGGCGGCGGCACCAACCCTATGCCCGGTGCCGTGAGTCTCGGTCATAACGGCGTACTGTTTCTCGATGAGCTGCCGGAATTTCAGCGCAGCGTTCTTGAAGTGATGCGCCAACCGCTCGAGGACGGAGAGGTCACGATTGCCCGCGCTGCCGCGAGCGTCACCTATCCCTGTCGCTTTATGCTCGTCGCCGCCATGAACCCGTGCCCGTGCGGCTATCAGACCGATCCCAAACGCGAGTGCCGCTGTTCACCGACCCAGATTGCGCGCTACCGCTCCAGAATCTCCGGCCCGCTGCTGGACCGCATTGATATTCATGTTGAAGTTCCCGCGATTTCCTTCGACGAACTTTCAAAACTCAAACCGGGCGAATCCTCCTTCGAAGTCCGAAAGCGCGTGGTGGCCGCCCGACGGATTCAGCAGGAGCGCTACAAAGATCAGCCCGGCACACACTGCAATGCCAACATGCGCAGCAAAACACTGCATCAGACCTGTAAAATGGAATCCGATGCAGAGCAGATCCTGAAAACGGCCATGAGCGACCTCAACTTCAGCGCCCGCGCTTACGACCGGATTTTAAAAGTCGCCCGCACCATTGCCGACTTGGCCGCATCTGAATCCATTCAGCCCAACCACATCGCCGAAGCGATCCAGTACCGCACGCTCGACCGGCAACTTTGGGTTTGA
- a CDS encoding TatD family deoxyribonuclease, with protein MRVKIRIFFLWLSKFLVVEILPANKSRLIPGNNSRRPPAGSALLPRIMFIDSHVHFDCFDKDGTLEEILAAAKEAGVHEMIAIGGSAEANARSARLAGEYPGRIFGCAGYDRDEATHELDFSSLRELLEDPMVKAVGETGLDYYYTADTAAEQKKLFNENLALAVEFEKPVVVHSRDADEDTISLLRDFSEAWKGDELCRGVLHCFTRDEKFARAVLDLGLYISFSGILTFNNAGALREMVQYVPDDRLLIETDSPYLAPVPMRGNRCEPAYVVHTAEKLAELKGIPLESVAELTAENARTLFAL; from the coding sequence ATGAGGGTAAAGATACGCATATTCTTCCTATGGCTGTCAAAGTTTCTTGTCGTGGAGATTCTCCCCGCAAATAAAAGTAGGCTGATTCCGGGGAATAATTCTCGCAGGCCGCCCGCCGGTTCCGCTTTACTGCCGCGCATTATGTTTATTGATTCACATGTACATTTTGACTGTTTTGATAAAGACGGCACGCTTGAAGAAATTCTGGCTGCCGCAAAAGAAGCGGGAGTGCACGAAATGATTGCCATCGGCGGAAGTGCTGAGGCCAATGCGCGTTCCGCCCGCCTGGCCGGCGAATATCCCGGCCGGATTTTCGGCTGTGCCGGTTACGACCGCGACGAGGCGACCCACGAACTCGATTTTTCCAGCCTCCGCGAATTGCTGGAAGACCCGATGGTGAAGGCGGTCGGTGAAACGGGGCTGGATTATTATTACACGGCCGATACGGCGGCAGAACAGAAAAAGCTGTTCAATGAAAATCTGGCGTTGGCCGTTGAATTTGAAAAGCCGGTGGTGGTGCATTCGCGTGATGCTGACGAGGATACCATCAGCCTGCTGCGGGATTTTTCCGAGGCCTGGAAGGGCGATGAGCTGTGCCGTGGTGTGCTGCACTGTTTTACGCGCGATGAAAAATTCGCCCGGGCCGTGCTGGATCTGGGGCTCTATATCAGTTTCAGTGGAATTCTGACGTTTAATAATGCGGGTGCATTGCGTGAAATGGTGCAGTATGTGCCGGATGACCGGCTGCTGATTGAAACAGATTCGCCGTATCTGGCGCCGGTGCCGATGCGGGGGAATCGCTGTGAACCGGCCTATGTGGTTCACACTGCTGAAAAACTTGCGGAACTGAAAGGGATTCCGTTAGAATCCGTGGCTGAATTAACGGCAGAAAACGCGCGCACCCTGTTTGCGCTTTAA
- a CDS encoding SH3 domain-containing protein codes for MKILMLFLAVAAGTAFAQSNVYPRVKVTGDRVSIRAQPGLEGELLDRAMRGEELLYIDHTNGWYAVQAPSNLNFWVFGEYVDNGKVLPKKLNVRSGPSQNYNVVTIVLRDELVDVRGEFNGWVKIAPPKGTRVWISSDYSEIIQPPKPKSVATAEPEPKPEPEPEVQEELKEEVAEAPAKAETPAFLMSLDKARKQGEADEYPGIIRRANPGLYKLVLKTDTFEETICLIRGDINQMEKFLNYPVLLKGNIYWVKDVDVPVMIPTHIIPNPILSE; via the coding sequence ATGAAAATTTTAATGCTATTTCTCGCGGTCGCCGCCGGCACCGCATTTGCTCAGTCGAATGTCTATCCGCGTGTCAAAGTGACGGGGGATCGAGTCAGTATCCGTGCTCAGCCCGGTCTTGAGGGCGAGCTGCTTGACCGGGCAATGCGTGGCGAGGAACTGCTTTATATCGACCATACCAACGGCTGGTATGCGGTGCAGGCTCCGAGCAATCTCAATTTCTGGGTTTTCGGGGAGTATGTGGATAACGGAAAGGTGCTTCCCAAAAAGCTGAATGTGCGGTCCGGTCCGAGTCAGAACTATAATGTCGTGACGATTGTGCTGCGGGATGAGCTCGTTGATGTTCGCGGAGAGTTTAATGGATGGGTGAAAATTGCGCCGCCGAAAGGCACCCGGGTCTGGATCAGTTCCGATTATTCCGAAATCATTCAGCCGCCAAAACCGAAGTCTGTTGCGACTGCGGAACCGGAGCCGAAACCAGAGCCGGAGCCGGAAGTGCAGGAGGAGCTGAAAGAGGAAGTGGCGGAAGCGCCGGCGAAGGCGGAGACTCCGGCGTTTCTGATGTCGCTCGACAAAGCGCGGAAACAGGGTGAGGCCGACGAGTATCCGGGCATTATCCGTCGGGCAAATCCCGGACTGTATAAACTGGTGCTCAAAACGGACACCTTCGAGGAAACGATTTGTCTGATTCGGGGGGACATCAATCAGATGGAGAAGTTTCTGAATTATCCGGTGCTGCTCAAAGGTAATATTTACTGGGTTAAGGATGTGGATGTGCCGGTCATGATTCCGACGCATATTATTCCGAATCCCATTCTCTCCGAATAA
- a CDS encoding type II toxin-antitoxin system RelE/ParE family toxin produces the protein MKIQWSPLSIDRISEISEYIAQDSPNAAERWVRSIFDRVEQVKDFSESGQPVPETNRKDIQQLIISNYRIIYRVEPKMVSILTVRHCRQILPDEDIDNT, from the coding sequence ATGAAGATTCAGTGGTCTCCCCTCTCAATTGATCGTATCAGCGAAATTTCAGAATACATTGCCCAAGACAGTCCAAATGCGGCAGAGCGTTGGGTACGCTCGATTTTTGACCGAGTTGAACAGGTCAAAGATTTTTCTGAAAGTGGACAGCCGGTTCCAGAAACAAACAGAAAAGATATTCAACAGTTGATCATTTCCAATTACCGCATCATTTATCGAGTGGAACCCAAAATGGTTTCAATTCTGACTGTCAGACATTGCCGCCAGATTCTTCCGGATGAAGACATTGACAATACATAA
- a CDS encoding bifunctional folylpolyglutamate synthase/dihydrofolate synthase, whose product MSGQYEKLFKRTTAGIKPGLEVITALLEALENPHQKLAVIHVAGTNGKGSVCAMIESVLRASGFKTGLYTSPHLIRFSERFRVNGVEIAEEKLNAYIQTLEKTADEVEVSTGLRGATFFEISTAIAFQYFADEKVDIAIIETGMGGRWDATNVVIPLISVITHIDIDHTHFLGNSVEEIAAEKAGIIKSGRPVVSAPQCDAAMAVLKKAGVPILASAEAVAVSRIAAPQKLKIETHSQNLPPVNLPLLGECQRENAGVAVAALEIFSDIVGCGLAFKKGLESVQWGARFQTLEKEPLMILDGAHNPSAGRALTKTLKELYPKKQIGFIFGFLDDKDSVEFLRALKPLIAKAWTVGIDAPRGTTAEQASLQCGVAGIDAEARSVADAWSSAKRWASEADRLVVVTGSLYLKSMLEMKK is encoded by the coding sequence ATGAGCGGCCAGTACGAAAAACTGTTCAAACGCACAACGGCCGGCATTAAGCCCGGCCTTGAAGTTATTACTGCATTGCTGGAGGCGCTGGAAAATCCCCATCAGAAACTGGCGGTTATTCATGTGGCCGGGACCAATGGAAAAGGCTCCGTCTGTGCGATGATTGAATCCGTTCTGCGTGCGTCGGGATTTAAAACCGGTCTTTACACCTCTCCGCACCTGATCCGTTTTTCAGAGCGTTTTCGTGTTAATGGAGTAGAGATTGCGGAGGAAAAACTCAACGCTTATATCCAGACGCTGGAAAAAACGGCGGATGAAGTGGAGGTGTCTACCGGCCTGCGCGGTGCTACATTTTTTGAAATTTCCACGGCGATTGCTTTTCAGTATTTCGCGGATGAAAAGGTTGATATCGCCATCATTGAAACGGGTATGGGAGGTCGCTGGGATGCGACGAATGTGGTAATTCCGCTGATCTCGGTTATCACGCATATCGACATTGACCACACCCATTTTCTCGGAAATTCCGTCGAAGAGATTGCTGCGGAAAAGGCGGGCATCATCAAGTCGGGACGACCGGTGGTTTCCGCGCCGCAGTGCGATGCGGCCATGGCTGTGCTGAAAAAAGCCGGTGTTCCGATCCTCGCAAGTGCTGAGGCCGTGGCGGTCAGCCGGATCGCTGCTCCGCAGAAACTGAAGATTGAGACGCATTCTCAGAATCTGCCGCCGGTAAATTTGCCTCTGCTTGGAGAATGTCAGCGCGAAAATGCGGGGGTGGCCGTTGCGGCTCTTGAAATTTTTTCAGACATCGTCGGTTGCGGGCTTGCGTTTAAAAAGGGGCTGGAATCGGTACAGTGGGGCGCACGGTTTCAGACGCTGGAAAAAGAGCCGCTGATGATTCTCGATGGTGCGCATAATCCATCGGCCGGCCGGGCATTGACCAAAACTTTGAAGGAACTCTACCCGAAAAAGCAGATCGGGTTCATTTTCGGATTTCTCGACGACAAGGATTCCGTGGAGTTTCTGAGGGCGCTGAAGCCGCTGATTGCGAAAGCCTGGACGGTGGGCATTGATGCCCCACGCGGTACAACCGCTGAGCAGGCGTCGCTGCAGTGCGGTGTGGCGGGTATTGATGCCGAGGCCCGGTCCGTCGCCGACGCCTGGTCTTCCGCGAAAAGGTGGGCATCAGAAGCCGACCGTCTCGTCGTGGTGACCGGATCGCTCTACCTGAAAAGCATGCTTGAGATGAAGAAATAA